GTCCCCAACCCATGACTCTCCAGTTCTTCCAAACTTACCAGTCCACCATGCCCTGACGGCCTTCGCTGGTGGGAGTTGTTGTCTTACGGTAActggagagccacaagttggAAAACACTAAGTTGTTTTGTCACCAGAGAACAGAGCAGCCTAGATATCACCTCCTCTGGACGCTTCACAACTGTTATATCTGCGCCTCGAGGCTCGGCTCACAGAAGCTCATAAAAAGTTGATAGAATATTTATGATTTGCCAAAATTACTGAGAAATTCTACAGAAATAACCCGAGTTCTGTACAATCTGACCTGAAGAAATGAGATGCCACGTCGTACGGGCAGATCAGCTGGAAATCCAGAGACGGAGAGGATGAGGTACACAACACTTTCACTTCTCTTCAATGGGTTTCATGGTTTCCAGCCAGTATCAGACCTCTGGACCCGTCTGGTTCTATATCTTACATACATTTCACAACAATCATGCTGACTTCCCATACTGGCGTGCTGGACGTCTGcagatttacttcaatggaagatGTTGGACCATTGACAAATGtggagttatatatatatatatatattatagcagaATATGGCCCAGGCTACACTGAACTAGGAGGCGCTATTGCATGTCAGTCTATGGGAACAGCAGTGGTGAACAGTGGTACTGCACATGACTGATACAACCATAAGCTGAAGAGCTGTAATAACTCGTCTCATGTAGCGTCTCATACACATAGTGCTGGGAAATCTGCTCTATTACCCATCAGTCACTGTCACCAACAGATCAGCGCATGTAGCAAAAAAGGTCAACCTTACTGCACTGTAATAGCCTGTGCCACCATCTCACGGGGTAACACCTGGTACGGAGCACAATGCTGATAGTCCGGAATCCCTGAGAAGGTTCTTCATCCGTCATCATATTGGTCCTAGGTCTTTACAACATGGAGCTATAGATCAGCAGGGGGTAACTACTGATCAGAAAGGGGCAACTATAGATGAGCAGGGGGGTAACTACAGATCAGAAAGATGCAAATATACTTCAGAAGGGAGGTAACTATAGATAAGCAGGGGGTAACTATAAGTCAGCACAAGGGTAACTATGAGCAGGGGGTACCCATAGGTCAGCAGGGGGGTAAAAATGGGTCAGCAGGGGGTATCTATAGGTCAGAAGGGGGTAACTATATGTCAGCAGAGGGGAAGCTATGGGTCAGCAGGGGGGTACCTATACATAAGCAGGGGGTACCTATAGGTCAGCGGGAGGGTAACTATACATAAGTAGGGGGTACCTATAGATTAGAAGGGCTGTAACTTTTATGGTGCCACATAAGAAGACTCTACTATTATATATGGCATACTATAGGCAGGTTCAGGCCCCAGCAACATTTTTTGAGAATTTACTACTCAGAATTTCTGGATTATCAGGACGTACCCCTCAGGATTTCTGGATTATTAGGATGTACTACTCAGGATTTCTGGATTGTTAGGATGTACCCCTCAGGATTTCTGGATTATTAGGATGTACCCCTCAGGATTTCTGGATTATTAGGATGTACCCCTCAGGATTTCTGGATTATCAGGACGGTATGTACCCCTCAGGATTTCTGGATTATTAGGATGTACCCCTCAGGATTACTGGATTATTAGGATGTACCACTCAGGATTTCTGGATTATTAGGATGTACCACTTAGGATTTCTGGATTATCAGGATGGTATGTACCACTCAGGATTTCTGGATTATTAGGATGTACCCCTCAGGATTTCTGAATTACAAGGATGTACCCCTCAGGATTTCTGGATTATCAGGACGGTATGTACCCCTCAGGATTTCTGGATTATTAGGATGTACCCCTCAGGATTTCTGGATTATCAGGACGGTATGTACCCCTAAGGATTTCTGGATTATTAGGATGTACCCCTCAGGATTTCTGGATTATCAGGATTTAGCCTTAGTATACAGGGTAGTAGGGTGGGATACTCACGGCCCACTTTCAGGATGGTCTGGTGCCAGAGTTGCCACGAGGACCCTTCAAAACAAGAGTAGAAACCAATGTGCGAGAAATCCACATTATGCAGGAGAAGAGCAGAGCCGTTGAGCTGGGAGTGATCGATGTCGGTTCCATTGACCGTCCAGGTGACGGCCGCCTCCGGATCCATGCTGCCACACTTTATTACTACGTTGGAGCCGATCTTCTCATACTGGATGTGGGGATCTGCGGGAGACACAAGAGATGAGAAGCCTGAAGCCCCCGGCGAGGTCACAGAACACGGCAACGAGTTTCACGGACTCacagagggaaatcacctgcggccaacccatcatacacacccggcaaatacataacatagggaaatcacctgcggccgacccatcatacacacccggcaaatacataacagagggaaatcacctgcggccgacccatcatacacacccggcaaatacataacatagagggaaatcacccgcggccgacccatcatactcacccggcaaatacataacatggagggaaatcacctgcggccgacccatcatacacacccggcaaatacataacatagagggaaatcacccgcggccgacccatcatacacacccggcaaatacataacatggagggaaatcacctgcggccgacccatcatacacacccggcaaatacataacagagggaaatcacctgcggccgacccatcatacacacccggcaaatacataacatagagggaaatcacctgcggccgacccatcatacacacccggcaaatacataacatagagggaaatcacctgcggccgacccatcatacacacccggcaaatacataacatagagggaaatcacctgcggccgacccatcatacacacccggcaaataggtgacatagagggaaatcaccagcggccgacccatcatacacacccggcaaatacataacagagggaaatcacctgcggccgacccatcatacacacccggcaaatacataacagagggaaatcacctgcggccgacccatcatacacacccggcaaatacataacatagagggaaatcacctgcggccgaccaatcatacacacccagcaaatacataacatagagggaaatcacctgcggccgacccatcatacacacccggcaaatacataacatagagggaaatcacctgcggccgacccatcatacacacccggcaaatacataacatagagggaaatcacctgcggccgacccatcatacacacccggcaaatacataacatagggaaatcacctgcggccgacccatcatacacacccggcaaatacataacatagagggaaatcacctgcggccgacccatcatacacacccggcaaatacataacatggAGGGAAATCACccgcggccgacccatcatacacacccggcaaatacataacatggAGGGAAATCACccgcggccgacccatcatacacacccggcaaatacataacatagagggaaatcacctgcggccgacccatcatacacacccggcaaatacataacagagggaaatcacctgcggccgacccatcatacacaccaggcaaatacataacagagagggaaatcacctgcggccgacccatcatacacacccggcaaatacataacagaGGGAAATCACccgcggccgacccatcatacacacccggcaaatacataacatagagggaaatcacctgcggccgacccatcatacacacccggcaaatacataacatagagggaaatcacctgcggccgacccatcatacacaccaggcaaatacataacatagagggaaatcacccgcggccgacccatcatacacacccggcaaatacataacatggagggaaatcacctgcggccgacccatcatacacacccggcaaatacataacatggagggaaatcacctgcggccgacccatcatacacacccggcaaatacataacagagggaaatcacctgcggccgacccatcatacacacccggcaaataataacagagggaaatcacctgcggccgacccatcatacacacccggcaaatacataacagagggaaatcacctgcggccgacccatcatacacacccggcaaatacataacatggagggaaatcacctgcggccgacccatcatacacacccggcaaatacataacatggagggaaatcacctgcggccgacccatcatacacacccggcaaatacataacatagagggaaatcacctgcggccgacccatcatacagggaaatcacctgcggccgacccatcatacacacccggcaagtACATAACATGGAGGGAAATCACCtacggccgacccatcatacacacccggcaaatacataacatagagggaaatcacctgcggccgacccatcataccacccggcaaatacataacatagagggaaatcacctgcggccgacccatcatacacacccggcaaatacataacatagagggaaatcacccgcggccgacccatcatacacacccggcaaatacataacaggagggaaatcacctgcggccgacccatcatacacacccggcaaatacataacatagagggaaatcaccctgcggccgacccatcatacacacccggcaaatacataacatagaggggaaatcacctgcggcgacccatcatacacaccccggcaaatacataacatagagggaaatcaccgcggccgacccatcatacacacccggcaaatacataacatggagggaaatcacctgcggcgACCCattcatacacacccggcaaatacataacatagagggaaatcacctgcggccgacccatcatacacacccggcaaatacataacatggagggaaatcacctgcggccgacccatcatacacacccggcaaatacataacatagagggaaatcacctgcggccgacccatcatacacacccggcaaatacataacatagagggaaatcacctgcgggccgacccatcatacacacccggcaaatacataacatagagggaaatcacctgcggccgacccatcatacacacccggcaaatacataacatagagggaaatcacctgcggccgacccatcatacacaccggcaaatacataacatagagggaaatcacctgcggccgacccatcatacacacccggcaaatacataacatagagggaaatcacctgcggccgacccatcatacacacccggcaaatacataacatagagggaaatcacctgcggccgacccatcatacacacccggcaaatacataacatagagggaaatcacctgcggccgacccatcatacacacccggcaaatacataacatagagggaaatcacctgcggcaGACCCATCaaacacacccggcaaatacataacataggagggaaatcacctgcggccgacccatcatacacacccgcaAATACAGAacagagggaaatcacctgcggggggccgacccatcatacacaccggCAAATACATAATCATAGAggggaaatcacctgcggccgacccatcatacacacccggcaaatacataacagaGGGAAATCACCCGCGGAccagacccatcatacacacccggcaaatacataacatagagtgaaaatcacctgcggccgaccctcatacacacccggcaaatacataacatagagggaaaaTGCACCTGcgggccgacccatcatacacaccagcAAATACATATAACATAGGAGGgaatcacctgcggccgacccatctacacacccggcaaatacataacaggagggaaatcacctgcggccgacccatcatacacacccggcaaatacataacataggagggaaatcacctgcggcccgacccatcatacacacccggcaaatacataacatgagggaaatcacctgcggccgacccatcatacacacccggcaaatacataacatggagggaaatcacctgcggccgacccatcatacacacccggcaaatacataacatagagggaaatcacctgcggccgacccatcatacacaccggcaaatacataacatagagggaaatcacctgcggccaGACCATCATACACACcacggcaaatacataacataggagGGAAATCAccctgcggccgacccatcatacacacccggcaaatacataacatggagggaaatcacctgcggccgacccatcatacacacccggcaaatacataacagaGGAAATCACCTGcgggccgacccatcatacacactccggcaaatacataacatggagggaaatcacctgcggccgacccatcatacacacccggcaaatacataacatagagggaaatcacctgcggccgacccatcatacacacccggcaaatacataacacagagggaaatcacctgcggccgacccatcatacacacccggcaagtACATAACATGGAGGGAAATCACCtacggccgacccatcatacacacccggcaaatacataacatagagggaaatcacctacggccgacccatcatacacacccggcaaatacataacatagagggaaatcacctgcggccgacccatcatacacacccggcaaatacataacatagagggaaatcacccgcggccgacccatcatacacacccggcaaatacataacatagagggaaatcacctgggccgacccatcatacacacccggcaaatacataacatggagggaaatcacctgcggccgacccatcatacacacccggcaaatacataacatagagggaaatcacctgcggccgacccatcatacacacccggcaaatacataacatagagggaaatcacctgggccgacccatcatacacacccggcaaatacataacatagagggaaatcacctgcggccggacccatcatacacacccggcaataCATAACCATAGaggaaatcacctgcggccgacgaccatcatacacacccggcaactACATTAACCATGGAGGGAAATTCACTCCTGCGGCCGACAGCCCATCCTACCACACCAGGACAATACAGGtaacatagagggaaatcacctgcggccgacccaatcatacacacccggcaaatacataaacatagagggaaatcacctgtcggccgacccatcatacacacccggcaaatacggTGACATAGAGGGAAATTCCACcatgcggccgacccatcataccaCACCcgggcaaatacataacatagaggaaatcacctgcggccgaacccatcatacacacccgggcAAATCCTATACATAGAGGGAAATACACCTGCGGCCGACCCCATTCATACACAACCCGGCAAATAATAACATAGAGGGCCAACACCACTGCGGTCCGATCCCATTCATACAcccacccggcaaatacataacatagagggaaatcacctgcggccgacccatcatacacacccggcaaatacataacatagagggaaatcacctgcggccgacccatcatacacacccggcaaatacataacatagagggaaatcacctgcggccgacccatcatacacacccggcaaatacataacagagggaaatcacctgcggccgacccatcatacacacccggcaaataggtgacatagagggaaatcaccagcggccgacccatcatacacacccggcaaatacataacagagggaaatcacctgcggccgacccatcatacacacccgggaaatacataacatagagggaaatcacctgcggccgacccatcatacacacccggcaaatatgtaacatagagggaaatcacccgcggccgacccatcatacacacccggcaaatacataacatggagggaaatcacctgcggccgacccatcatacacacccggcaaatacataacagagggaaatcacctgcggccgacccatcatacacacccggcaaatacataacatagagggaaatcacctgggccgacccatcatacacacccggcaaatacataacatggAGGGAATCACCTGcgggccgacccatcatacacacccggcaaatacataacatagagggaaatcaacctgcggccgacc
The Dendropsophus ebraccatus isolate aDenEbr1 unplaced genomic scaffold, aDenEbr1.pat pat_scaffold_632_ctg1, whole genome shotgun sequence DNA segment above includes these coding regions:
- the LOC138778113 gene encoding ciliary neurotrophic factor receptor subunit alpha-like; amino-acid sequence: MANPVTSACCLVLAASVMVCAQRHAEAEAKSRTRPFVSESGSLDRSQSQRAGRSPQRDPHIQYEKIGSNVVIKCGSMDPEAAVTWTVNGTDIDHSQLNGSALLLHNVDFSHIGFYSCFEGSSWQLWHQTILKVGRKWSKLNGEAERSSNGLRQQ